From Fusarium musae strain F31 chromosome 8, whole genome shotgun sequence:
CCTCATTGAAGAAGACAGCACAAGCCCTTTAGCACGTCATCTACAGCGATATGTCGATTGGTCAGTGGAAAAGGTCTTGATGGGCAGAGGCCCAACTATTGACGATGTTGCCATGGCTACTTTGATGGTATGACCCGTATTCGGATTGCATTGTTAATCTGCTAAGGCATGTCAACCTCCAGGGGTTGTATTCATTCCACAAATCGGAACACATAAAGGCGTGGCGACTCGTCAGTCTGGCATCGAGAACATGCTTCGAACTTGCTCTCCATCGAGCGCCAGAAGAGGCAGTTAAGACCGTTGGAGTTCCTGGTACTTTTTCCCCACGAGAGTTATTCTGCTGTGTATACGTACTAGACCGGACGTTTTCCTTTGCTACCGATCTTCCTCATACCACCAAAGACGAAGACATAGATGAGAGGTGCTTTGATCTTGTAAGTCACAGTCGAACTCGCAGGTTTACACCTTCTGATTCATAGCAAGGGCACCTCGTCTCCGTTCCTAGTCGTGACCATGGAATACACTCGTCTCAACGCGGAGATATTAGGATTGACGAAGGCTTCTACCAAGACCGTTACAGAAAGCCGGCAGCAAAAGGAGTACCTCGATTATAAGTTACAACGGCTGCGCGACCAATTCCGGGACCTCACGACCGCCGCCCGTTCTACAACTCTACCCAGCAGTCCTTGGAATCCTCTTCAAAACGAGGTCCTTATGAATGACCTAGAAACCTTTCTAGAAATACGCATCTGTCATTCTAGGATACTGCTACGCAAACCCCTACTCCACTCGTACAAACACGATCGGGACAAAACAGCAGCCGCAGCAGTGTGTATTCAGTGCGCAAAAGCTACCATCTTTCTGTGCTCTGGTGTAATCAACAAGGCAGTCCCGCTGAAGTGTCTTCGAAGTTCGTACGAATACTTTACTGTGTCATCACTCGCTATAATACTGTTGGTGGTTTCTCAGGACCCAGAAACCTACGGGCCAGAGAGCAGAGACGCCTTTCAAGAGGCGATTAGAATACTTCAGGTATCCAAGTGTCGAAATTTTGCGTGCGGGAATTTGTCCTTTACTTTTGAACAGCTTCTCAGAATTGGGGAGCGGCTTCACATGCCGAAAGATAGTAACACCCCATTGTTGCAGGATTTTGGAGATATTGATATGGGACAGCTCTTGGAGGATTCACAATGTGTTGGAGCTGGTAAGTTGATGGTGACCCAGACTGTGAAAGAGATGTACTAAACGACGACTAGGAGATTTGCAGACTCTGGGTTATAGTATTTTCGGCCTATTTGGGATGAATGGAAACTGGCCTGtcaataatagctatatgtGAGATCCATGTACGCCAATACAATCTAAAGCGGGTGCTTGATGACAACTTTAGTCAAGCTGACCTTTCCTTCATTCACATCCTTAATAGCCTGTATTCCCTTCTCAGCCCCCTCCACAATCTTAATATTGGGGATACGAAATTTTGACCCGTAGTTCTTGGCAGCCCAAACAACCGCCCTCTCTAGTCGAGCCTCCCATAGAGGATTTGCTTTATTGTCCCCAGGAAACTCGAAAGGGACAGGATTGTCGATTTCCCTCGAAGCTAAGATCATTCTCCACCGTGGCGGCTTGCTGAATTGGGGAAGGGTACTGACGAATGTGACATCCGGCCCAGTGGCAATCGCCTCACACTGCTCAATGGTACCAGGACTGCCTATCTTGCATACAGTGTCCAGGACATATCGTATGGGGACGCCGGTCTCGTCACATGCAGCTCTAACTGCATCAACGATATTTGGATCTCGATAGTTGAAACACGTTGTCGCGCCGAGCTCAAGGAGTGCCTCGTAGTTGGCAGGCGAAGCAGTCGTGAATATCCATTTCACTCCCATGGCCTTTGCGAGCTGTATTGCTGCGCAGCCGACGCTACTCGCACCGCCCCAAACCAACAAGGCGCCATTAGGTGGTGGTCCGTAAACACCTATAGCAGAGAAAGGAATCTCGAAGTGATTGAGCAACGCATCTGCAGCTGAGCGCACCATGATACTGAGAGCAGCGGCATCTGTCCGCGGGAGCTGAGCAGGCAATTTGACTGACATCAGGTTTGACTCTACTATCATAAAATCTTGATGTCCCCCATGGTATCCTGGCTTTGAACGTCCGGGATGGTTGGAGCCAAAGACGACGTCCCCGACTGCGTATCGACTAGTCCTTCCTGCTTCAATGACGGTACCGCAGATTTCATAGCCGCATACGTTGTTCTTCATGCCCAGGCTCTTAGGATGGTTGAGGTCAGCTGGGTTGATGCCTGAGTACTCGACTTTGACTAGGGCTTGGCCATCTTTAGGATGGTAGGATTCTGGTATGTCGCGAATAGACAGATCGCAGGCGTTATCGACAAAGATGCATTTGTTCATGTTGAGTTGTGAGTTTGTGAGCTTCGTGGTTGTCTGTAGTTGGTAAACTGCCGAGACTGCAATAGCAGTATCTAGATACAAGGTTGTCGATTTTATTCTTAGGTCTTATTGGCAGTCATGAAGTTGCATCGTGTCATTATTCGGATCCTCAAGCCCTATTCCCAAACCTCGGAACTTCCGACGAGTACCCCTTTTTTGCCTCGGCCAAACCGAGGTCGCGCCAGTCACCTGACTCTTGAACTTGGAGTGATGCCTTCCATTTGTCAACGTATTTGCTCTTTGTCTCGCGGATTATCCGCCGGAAGACGCAAAGATTGTCGATCTTTATGAGTGGATGCGGAGGGTGCGCAAAGGTATGCCACGAGCAAAGTCGGAACTTCTTCCGTGGAAGCTAACTTAGAAGTAAGTTTCTATGCAAAAATGTCAATTCAATCAGGTCCCATGAAGCGACTTCGGATGGTCCGGCACAACGATTACAGAAAAACGATCTTGTCGTGTCACAAGAAACATAAACGGTCATCCACTCGACTGACTCGATCTGCCAGGACAAACTACATTCGATCAGCAACACATACTAAGCTAGAGCCTTATTGCCTCTGTCACATTCAACATCTTATGCAAAGTATACGATCCTAAAATGGCCCCTTACCTGGATCCAGAATGGCTAGAGGTTAGACTCCATCCATTGAAGAAGCATTCACAAAGCTAATTCGTTGCAGGTGGAGAAAGAGCTCGGTGGCCGCCTTGTTCTCGGCGGGACAATGGAGAATTATCGAGCTGGTGGGGAAGCCATTGGGAAGTACATCAGAACTCATCTGCCTCCCCCTAGAGATGATGGGCTTCAGGTTGGTAAGTATTCAGCACATTCCGGTCCTCTTACTCAGCTGACGCAGCTTAGCGGACGAGAAGATTAACGAGAACGTTACTGTCCGTATTTACAAGCCTAAAGACTCCAAGGAAGCGCTGCCAGTCGGTGTTTTCTGTCATGGAGGCGGCTTTTCTGATGGCTCCATCGATATGGAAGACGGGTTGTGCAGACTCATTGCATCGATGTATCCTTGCATAATCGTATCCGTCGAGTATCGTCTTACGCCGTCAGTCGATATCAAGGTAGTGTTTCAGGACGCCTTTGAGGGATTCTCGTGGGTAAGTGGCTTTTGCTTCGCGACTTTTCAAAGTATGTCTGGCTGACGGCTTGAAGACCTATGAAAACGCTTCCAAGCTAGATGGAGACCAGAGCCGTGTTTTCATGCTGGGAAGCTCATGCGGTGGTACACTGTCTCTTGCCACTGCCCATAGGCTCATTGAACTTGGGAGAGCGGGACAGTTGAAAGGGGCCATCAACATGGCGGGAGGTACAGTCCATCCAGCAAATGTGCCAAAGCATCTCCAGCACCTTACGAACTCTATGGAAGAGAACGCTACGGATGTACCAATCATTGATGGGCAGACAGCCAAGATGATTAACGGTTCGTACCCAGACAGGCTATGACTACTGAGCAGTTACTAAAGATTGATACAGCATCGACTGGACTCGACAAgcatgtcgatgatgagtgGCTgtttcctctcctctcatcCCACCTGGACAAGTTTCCACGAACTTACCTCATTGCTTGCGGCGCGGACCCTCTGAGAGATGACAACGTAGCCATGGAGCATGAACTTCGCAGCAAAGgggtcaaggtcaagctgGACATGTATGAGGGTCTACCTCATGTCTTTTGGATGTTCCCGACGCTGAGTGCTACGAAGACGTTCATTGGGAACCTATTGGCTGGCATCAAGTTCATCTTAGAGTAGACTTTCCTGCTCAACTAGGTACCAATATTTACATTGAGCTTAAACAGTCAGGCTTATGCAACAATGCACACCATGGAACCTTTTAAGTAGCTAGATTGTAGTAATGTAACATGTTACAGAGGCTTGCAAGTGCAATGGCCGGTCCATCGCAATACTATAGtgtaagaaaagaaacatgaGTTGCAATCTTCACATGGTGCTTAAGAGAAGGCCATTGCAAGTCTCCAAGTGAATTACACTTCGCACAATCTTCTCCGCAATCTGCTGTGGTCAAACCGGAACTGCAGAAAAAGTTTCCGCATACCCCGCGTTCGAGATAAACAAGTATACCCATCCCCGTCTCAGGATTAGGCGCCGCTCCAGCCGGTGACAGGGCACGCGCCCTCTTATGAAACGGCTTGGCTGCCCTTGGCAGCACCGTATGGTATGTAATCTAGCTCGGGAAAGCCGTGCCACAACAGACATGCTATGCATGTGTTTATTGGTGTTATTAACCAAAAACATATTCGTAATGATGATGTGTCTCGGCTCTTCCGATGCCAACTGGGAAGCCATGGGAAACCCCATTTTGACCCTCCGGGTTTGAAGATAGCACCGCCGCCTCGAGAAGACATGCCCAGAAGGCTTAGCAGCTAAGCAGGGGGTTCCAGGCGGATATCCCGATACCTGATTGCACAAAGCAGCTGTTACAACAGAATCCAGGGTCATACCCCGGATTCCCAGGTCggaatataaataagaattCCGAGACTAGGTTGAAGATTCGTGGCTTGAGCATTAGCGTGGCCACTACCCCGGATTTCCCTTGACCACCAGCTCGTCATGTCCAAACAGGCTGTGGATAAAAGTCCAGAGCAGCATCCGATGTTGGCATTAAGCTACATCGACTTTCCCCGACCTGGCAGCGAGTTACTACAAAGGATCTCCCATTGCTACCCAGTGTCACTCAGTAGGCTCTGACTACATCTTTCTGCTACTTTATTCGTCATTCACTCTCACCTCGCAAGCACAAAGTTGAGCACAACATGGCGCATTCTTCTGAAGATACTTTGCACCGAAAGGATGGCCCGATGGTAAGTTCTTCTGCGTCTTCACTTCTCCAATGCAACGCTGACAAATTTTAGTCATGGCCCCTATGGTGGCGACTGATAATGATGGGCAATCTGTCCTTCTTCGTCATGATGGGTCAAGTCCTCGGTGCTTCCATCCCACccatgcttcttcctctggtgAAGGACATGCATGTGAGCAGTACCAAAATCTCTCAGCTCGCAAGTTGGGGCACACTTTGTATCGGCCTCGGAGTAAGTAAAATAGGCCTAACTCAGTCACTAATTCAAGTTCCATCGACGCTGAACATTTTCTCGATCATCAGAATATCTGGGCACTCCCCACCGTCGCATACATCGGTAGTCGCTATACCATCCTCATCGGTCTCGCAGTGTTCACCGCTGGCTTCTTTTGGCAGGCCCGCGCTCATTCCTACGAATCTCTACTCGCAGCTCGTGTCATCGGCGGGTTAGGCggtggtgttgttgaggcACTCGGTCCAGTCGTCGTGGTGCTCTTATTTCCACGCGAGTACGTCGCCAGAGCCATGAGCGTATATTCATGGGCTTTGGGTGCAGGTGCTGTCTTTGGCCCTCTGATCACTGGCTACGCAGTCGACAATCTTGGCAGCTGGAGGTATCCGAACTACATCTTTGGTGGCATCTGTGCGCTCAACCTTGTCGTGATGATATTGATGTTTCCCGAGCCTCTTACCAATATTCGAGTCCCCGGCGACCCCGAACCCTCCAATATTTCCTTCGAATCGGTCGATGAAGAGCAAGTTGGTGAGCCAAAGGAACCCTCGGATGAGATTGGTGATGCACAGCAGTTCGAGACTCGCCCATCGTCAATGGCCACGTTCGAGCCATGCAAACCCGGTGCACTCTGGTTCAGACGGTCGTTCTTTCTAACCCTTAAGCACAACCATCCACCGCCAAACTTCTTCTATCTTGTCGTGGAGCCATTCGAAATACTCGTTTCCCCTGCTGTCATCGTCACCGTCCTGCTCTTTGGGTTGTCCATCGCAGGCACCATTGCCACTTCGGTCCTTGTCTCCATCACCTTTTCTCAGCCCCCGTGGCTCTGGACATCTGGCCAAGTTGGCCTCTACAATGTTGCTCCCCTCTTGGGCCTACTGGCCGGTATGCCGTTTGGTGGTGCGGGGGCGGATAGGCTAGCTGAGAGACACTTGCGACACCATGGCGAGTTCAAGCCCGAGTCAATTCTGCCTATCCTTTTACCATTCGCCATTGCAACTCCGATAGCTACGACACTCATAGGTGTTGGATTCCAGCGCGGCTGGCACTGGGCTGTCGTTGGGCTCTTTTGGGCCATTCTCAATGCCAATCTTACGGGAGGCTGTAACGTTATGATATCGTATTGCACTGAGAGCTACCCCAAGAAGGCCATTCAGATTGGTGTCGTGGTTAATGTTATCAAGAATGTTATTGGCTTTGGTGTATCTTACAGCACTTTGGATTGGTGGATGAAGGATAAGTACTTAATGTTCTTGACTGTTGCACTGGTCATTTTTGTGCTCTTTATCGCTGCGGTCCCGTTGTGGATTAGTGGGTCGAGAATTACTCGCAAGACAAAGACATGGGTGAGGTATGAGGAGGAGTAGGGTTTCATTCGAGGCTGAGTCCTGCGAGCTTGGAAATAGTCTTCGCATTTTGGTGCTCTTCCAGGGTCAAGGTTGGAAGTGGCAGCATACAACGGAATACCCAAGGCCGGGTTTGGCAGTCAATGTAACGCCAATGAATTCCGCATATTCCGCTAAGATAAGCATCTTTTTACCTCAAAATAGGCTAGCTGAAACGTTAGACAAGCCACGGTGCTACCTCTTTATCATCCAAGACATATGATTAGACAGTCGGCAATAATTGCCAGAACCCATGCTTCAGCTGGTAAAAGCTCGGCAGCGATATGCCGACAACCTTGCATAGAAGCATGATCTCCACTCCAGCGTACTGTCTATATAACCTTTTGAAAACCGCCAACAGAACATATTTCATTCTCCTTCCCGTATACTAGCAGGTCTTCTTGACGCTGAGGCATATTATTATTCTATCACTTTTTTCATCAGTACGCCTTTTGTCTTGTTGCAAGTCACATACTACTATAAATAGTAGCCATGCACTTACTATCACTCCTTGCCTATGCTACTATTGTCGCCGCGGCCACAGATGTTATCACAGTAGGTTTAAGATACGCCAAGTACCTCTATCTCATGGTCTGATCTCTTCAGGCAAGAGTCTACAGTAAGACCAACTTAAAAGGGTCGTATAAGGACCTCCATGGCTATGGTTGCAACAACGTCACACCCAGGTACCGATAGTCCTTACGAGCCGCTTTGATGAAGCTAATCCTGGAACAGCACCTTCAAAGTCGAGAGTATTCACCTTCGCCACCAAACATTCTGCTACCTGTATTCGTAAGACTGCCATTTTATATTGCCGAGTGCCAGTAACTGATGATCTGCAGTAAGAAGGATTGTAAAGGGTCGAGCATTTTTACATCGAGGGATGTTGATGACTTGAGGCAGGACCCGACTCTCTCTGTCCATTGCTATGATAATTCGAACTAAGCAACTTTTCTATCTACATATAGAATCGAATTTCATGCTGATATAAGAGTTACTCTTTATCCCACATACTGCTTCTTTAGTGGTGCGCATCTATGCTCAATCGGTTAGGTCGGTGTTTTGTAGCAGGAACTAGAATGCTGTGTAGGATGCCGATGGTAATCCAGAGTGGAATATGCCATTAAATAATTCCATATCGTGGCTTCTTAACCAATTATGAAGTAAACCCACATTGGCCCGTAAGCTCCCAACCAGAACCTTCTCTCTGTCGCCACATAACACCTAATTGGAGAGAAAACATAGGCACATCCGGATGCGGCATGTTCTTTAGGTCATGGCAGGCAGCCGCAATCTCTAGACTTCAATTTGTAACAACAGGCATGGTAGTTGGTAAGCGTCGCAACGCCCTGATTATAACCGCAGCAGGTTTCATCAATGACAGTTGGTACATGGCATTCTGAGTCGTGGACAATTGCCAATATGGCATCGGTTGACTGGTAGGTTACTGCGAATATTGATCCTGCCGCGCACGACGCTTTTTATGCTTGCACAGAGCTTCGTCTGTAGATGAATTTTCTCtttcatcaaccttgatTAAAGACGTTCCAAGGCTTGAGCATAATCGACAAGTTTGGTAAGTACTACCGGTGAGGTGCGAAGCAAAAAATGTGCTTCGACCTTGGTATTTTTGGGAGCCGACCCTTGAGGTATAAGCTCCGTCGTTACCACTACCAAGAGCCTCGTAAGCGTAGGTATTTTTCATTGTGGTCTGTTCGCGTCTCCTCGTAGTCCCCGCAGTCCCAAGCCCCCAGGAATCGATTTGTGAATAGTGGTCCTTATTTTCATCGATTTTTGGTTCAAGCCTTGACGTCAGATCCGAACCAGGAAAGCCCGTGGAAAGGTCTATTGTGCCGAAGTCGCAAGGATCTGGGAACACTGGATGCCAGGTCAGCTGCAGAAACTATATGAATTCGAACTGCAGGCCATAGTTTACTCGCTATTGGTGATTCTGATAGGCTTGCTTGATAAAGTGAAGGATTCGGTTGGTGGTTCGAGTACTCAATTGTCTCTAACTGGATGCCCGACGAGGAACAATTTCAGCCCAGTGTCCCTAGCGGGTTGCCCCCCTTATATAGCAACGTCTTACTAGTTGTCAGCTTGGTTCGCCATGGTCTTATTGGTGCggggctgttgctgttgcccCTCATGAGGCAAACAAGGCGCCCGAGGCGGATTCATTTTCAGACAACGCACGTTGATTGTTGGAGTTTGATTCTGCCTTGCCAGTTTTTTTTCCCGGGTTCTGGTCTTAAATCCAAGCCAAAGATGACAAAAACCAATAGTTTCAATACTCTTTAATTCCTAGCTTTAGAACGCTATAGAATCAAAAGACTAAACGTCTTgataactataaatataatattctTGCACATACCTGAAGATGTACATCCCGCGGAGTATCTGGAATACTCCTTAGAAACAATGGGGGAAAAGGTAAGCATAAGCAACAAGAATTTATGAATTCATACCCATGGATTCGCGACACTTCCGAATCCCTGGCGCGCGCCGCTCTGGGCGGAGTTTGGCACAGCACCAGTACCCCGCCAACCCCCTACAGTAACAATAACAGCGACAATCATCTGCATACCAAACATAAGCACCAGTCTAGTAGCGAAGGTTCCAGAAACAGGATCCAAGCTCGAGTACGGGGTGAAGGAGTACGTTAAAGTGTAGCCCAGCCGAACAAGCTGGAACGGAAACGCCGCGTATGCCGTGAGAAGCAGGAATCTCGCAGGTATGAAGTTTGGGTGCGACTTCATGGCTGTGACGCGCTTTCCTGTCCACCAGAGCCACCACCCTACACCGAAGATCATGACGAACAGCATCATGCAGGTGCCGATCTGGTTGAGATGTTGTGAGAGGACACCACCGGGGGCTCCAAACTTTGGTGCTCCTCCGTAGGTGGATAGTGTGATGCCCGCAGTGATGGAGAGATGAGTGACGGCGAGGAGGATTCGTTCGGTCCATCTTTTGGGGGGCAGTGGGAGGATGACGTTCCTAGATGTCACAACTTTGTCAGTTACATTACCAGACCACTAGATGTTACTGATCCTTACACTTCATAGATTAATCCAATTATGGTCAGGGATAAGCAAGCAATGCTTCCGGCAGTAGTCATGATAATTACCGCATTGGGAATCTCGGGATCATTGCGCTTGGCAATCTGGTACCCATCGGCAACGAACCGAAGTGGGAAGTACGAGAGAAAAATCGGCCAGCAGGTCATTCCAGCCTTGCCATGTTTCCAGACGAGCAGTAATGTCGGAATGAAAAGAATCGCGTAAAGGACCAGCTCTGCAATGGCAAGATTGGTCTTGTTGGTAGACGGAGGATCCGGAAGTGTAAAGGCCGCCATATCAAGTGACTTGATCAAAATGAACTGATGAACATGCAGGTCGATTTGAGTccgaagaaagagaaagacctaggaaagaaaaaatatGGGTTATACTTGAAGGTTGTTGAAAGACACTAAATTTAGACTGATCCTGGGAACCGTTACCGAAACCGAAACcgaaagcttaaataaataggGGAATCTAGTATTCGTAGATCATGCTGCAGTTCTTACGCATTGATGTCTAAGCCATCGAGGATTTGAATTGCACAGGAGGCTACGCAGCTTGTTTGGTTGGACGGTCAGCACGATGAAACGTGGCTCTCACAACATTACGACGATGAGGAATAGTGATTTCAGATGTTATGCACAACCTGAACTGAGACTATGAGGCTACGGCGCTAAGACAAGACACACACGCTCGTTAGCGTCGATTATCTCCTTGATGATATTAGTTAGTCGGAACTCCGGGTCTCGGCATCTTGGGCTGGGCTGAGAAAACCACCCAATCAAGACGTTTCACTCTTGAATTAACTGCCGAGATACCACGAATAGAAGACGATTGAATTTGAGCTGCATCTTCTGAACTTTCATATGGGTTGGTTCAGGTTCCTCCTCGTTATCCAAAGTTACGTGCTACAAGATGCTCAGGCAAACGCGCTCAGACTGCAACATGGACGACAAGATCGATGGTACCGGGACTTTGCCAACTTGGTCTTTCGGA
This genomic window contains:
- a CDS encoding hypothetical protein (EggNog:ENOG41~CAZy:CE10~MEROPS:MER0034665), whose product is MAPYLDPEWLEVEKELGGRLVLGGTMENYRAGGEAIGKYIRTHLPPPRDDGLQVADEKINENVTVRIYKPKDSKEALPVGVFCHGGGFSDGSIDMEDGLCRLIASMYPCIIVSVEYRLTPSVDIKVVFQDAFEGFSWLDGDQSRVFMLGSSCGGTLSLATAHRLIELGRAGQLKGAINMAGGTVHPANVPKHLQHLTNSMEENATDVPIIDGQTAKMINASTGLDKHVDDEWLFPLLSSHLDKFPRTYLIACGADPLRDDNVAMEHELRSKGVKVKLDMYEGLPHVFWMFPTLSATKTFIGNLLAGIKFILE
- a CDS encoding hypothetical protein (EggNog:ENOG41), yielding MAAFTLPDPPSTNKTNLAIAELVLYAILFIPTLLLVWKHGKAGMTCWPIFLSYFPLRFVADGYQIAKRNDPEIPNAVIIMTTAGSIACLSLTIIGLIYEVNVILPLPPKRWTERILLAVTHLSITAGITLSTYGGAPKFGAPGGVLSQHLNQIGTCMMLFVMIFGVGWWLWWTGKRVTAMKSHPNFIPARFLLLTAYAAFPFQLVRLGYTLTYSFTPYSSLDPVSGTFATRLVLMFGMQMIVAVIVTVGGWRGTGAVPNSAQSGARQGFGSVANPWV